In Tamandua tetradactyla isolate mTamTet1 chromosome 7, mTamTet1.pri, whole genome shotgun sequence, the following are encoded in one genomic region:
- the PTHLH gene encoding parathyroid hormone-related protein, whose translation MLRRLVQQWGVAVFLLSYSVPSCGRSVEGLGRRLKRAVSEHQLLHDKGKSIQDLRRRFFLHHLIAEIHTAEIRATSEVSPNSKPAPNTKNHPVRFGSDDEGRYLTQETNKVDTYKEQPLKTPGKKKKGKPGKRKEQEKKKRRTRSVWWKSGAPESELGHLSDISTTSLELNLRRH comes from the exons ATGCTGCGGAGGCTGGTTCAACAGTGGGGCGTCGCGGTGTTCCTGCTGAGCTACTCGGTGCCCTCCTGCGGGCGCTCGGTGGAGGGGCTCGGCCGCCGACT CAAAAGAGCAGTGTCTGAGCATCAGCTCCTTCATGACAAGGGGAAATCCATTCAAGATCTACGGCGACGATTCTTTCTTCACCATCTGATTGCAGAAATCCACACAGCGGAAATCAGAGCTACCTCGGAGGTTTCCCCAAACTCGAAGCCTGCTCCCAACACAAAGAACCATCCCGTACGATTTGGGTCTGATGATGAGGGCAGATACCTAACTCAGGAGACTAATAAGGTGGACACATACAAAGAGCAGCCACTGAAGACACccgggaagaaaaagaaaggcaagcCTGGGAAGCGCAaggaacaggaaaagaaaaagcggCGAACTCGATCTGTCTGGTGGAAGTCTGGAGCACCTGAGAGTGAGCTAGGGCACTTGTCTGACATCTCCACAACATCGCTGGAGCTCAATTTACG GAGGCACTGA